A window of Amycolatopsis australiensis contains these coding sequences:
- a CDS encoding patatin-like protein, translating into MTAEPWPQEIRLAMTMVGGASLAVWMGGVASETSQLLRESRGDAAPGLYRRLLDLLRASVSIDVLTGTSAGGINAACLGLAEAFGSTPEVLRDTWIEIGSLDNLVRDPAEAQPRSVLDGDRVLLGDLERALHRITDPGTPPPAAPDITVLLTGTMIDGETTRFDDALGNLVRDTEHRMLFRFEGPLWTEGVQGPLALAARSTASFPGAFELSRLPIGTAAADELHPDMTAYTDLTRSHWLTDGGVLLNKPLRPALREIFERPSHADVRRLLLYVVPTGERDAAGIACDAADPPLLSNALSKVVSTVMSQSISAELDDLTRHNDAVVRTRDTRVSLAALGLRGGPDCLIDRRISAAYLERRTAEDAAELVRVAARRYALSGVDTEAREWASGMSQQLRAVAVAGLSSGIPPEPPSTTMTVADLVAYRTSALDDAVATGLQLINAGFRLGPDATQAKELNDARAGLHAARRKSARGVRLAAWIAGHDGPGASSTLAGWIRELAEEWAGLGRSDAVAQAWPMVVTALRAATPTLRALSGEAPGGTVETLLDWLEPGSTDDVVQARLLALHVATRGLLAQAPSVDQRVELVQVSADSRTLLDLKRRRSRDKLTGMQAGYFGAFYKSSWRASDWMWGRVDGAGWLVQCLLDPVRLETLRDLLGAEAFREELVAALTPVWRAPDRDDNAEPAEVGQLTAQLDAELAFLGLDAGLRPVAFGAARPVSMPVTAMVLARSRQAEIAAEELPVVAKQAAADVEVSGCSGRASAGFRARAAQPIDGPAAAQRVFQACQVSAERFAGEQGTAQLTRTLVKLGAATVNAGTVAFRLPGGWPRTVAGILRTVARSTAKVTQSASRLGTPGSLVAGVLALLAGLVIGGNGGAVLQWVGLPVLAGAVVYLATALLTMGRAPRRAFAVLGVLAVAALLLAAFLPPIARPFFGWLGNVVAGWRRGDGAVWWLVVSGLLILPAVVMPVSGLWRRLRHRA; encoded by the coding sequence ATGACCGCAGAACCGTGGCCGCAGGAAATCCGGCTGGCGATGACGATGGTCGGCGGCGCCAGCCTGGCCGTCTGGATGGGCGGTGTCGCCAGTGAGACGTCGCAGCTGCTGCGCGAGTCCCGGGGTGACGCCGCGCCCGGGCTCTACCGCAGGCTCCTCGACCTGCTGCGCGCGTCCGTCTCCATCGACGTGCTGACCGGGACCAGCGCCGGTGGGATCAACGCCGCCTGCCTCGGCCTCGCCGAGGCCTTCGGCTCCACGCCGGAGGTGCTGCGTGACACCTGGATCGAGATCGGCTCGCTGGACAACCTCGTCCGCGATCCGGCCGAAGCGCAGCCGCGGTCGGTGCTCGACGGCGACCGCGTGCTGCTCGGCGACCTCGAACGGGCACTGCACCGGATCACCGATCCCGGCACCCCGCCGCCGGCGGCGCCGGACATCACCGTGCTGCTCACCGGCACCATGATCGACGGCGAGACCACCCGGTTCGACGACGCGCTCGGCAACCTCGTGCGCGACACCGAGCACCGGATGCTCTTCCGCTTCGAGGGTCCACTGTGGACAGAAGGTGTGCAGGGGCCGCTCGCGCTCGCCGCGCGGTCCACCGCGTCCTTCCCCGGTGCCTTCGAGCTGTCGCGGCTGCCCATCGGCACGGCGGCCGCCGACGAGCTGCACCCCGACATGACCGCCTACACCGACCTCACCCGGTCGCACTGGCTGACCGACGGCGGCGTGCTGCTCAACAAACCGCTGAGGCCGGCGCTGCGGGAGATCTTCGAGCGCCCGTCCCACGCGGACGTCCGGCGGCTGCTGCTCTACGTCGTGCCGACCGGCGAGCGGGACGCCGCCGGGATCGCGTGCGACGCCGCAGATCCGCCGCTGCTGTCCAACGCGCTGAGCAAGGTCGTCTCCACGGTGATGAGCCAGTCGATCAGCGCCGAGCTCGATGACCTGACCCGGCACAACGACGCCGTCGTCCGGACCCGCGACACCCGCGTCTCGCTCGCGGCGCTCGGCCTGCGCGGCGGCCCGGACTGCCTGATCGACCGGCGCATCTCCGCCGCCTACCTGGAGCGGCGGACGGCCGAGGACGCGGCCGAGCTGGTCCGCGTCGCCGCCCGCCGGTACGCACTGTCCGGTGTGGACACCGAAGCTCGCGAGTGGGCCTCCGGCATGTCGCAGCAGCTGCGGGCGGTCGCCGTCGCCGGACTGAGCAGCGGCATCCCGCCCGAGCCGCCGTCGACGACCATGACCGTGGCGGATCTCGTGGCCTACCGCACGAGCGCGCTCGACGACGCCGTGGCGACCGGGCTGCAGCTGATCAACGCCGGCTTCCGGCTCGGCCCGGACGCCACGCAGGCCAAGGAGCTCAACGACGCACGGGCCGGCCTGCACGCGGCGCGCCGGAAGTCCGCCAGGGGCGTGCGGCTGGCGGCGTGGATCGCCGGGCACGACGGGCCCGGCGCGAGCAGCACACTTGCGGGCTGGATCCGCGAACTGGCCGAGGAGTGGGCCGGTCTCGGTCGGTCGGACGCGGTCGCGCAGGCCTGGCCGATGGTCGTGACGGCGCTGCGGGCCGCGACGCCGACATTGCGTGCGCTGTCCGGAGAAGCGCCCGGCGGCACGGTCGAAACCCTGCTCGACTGGCTCGAACCCGGATCCACCGACGACGTCGTCCAAGCCCGGCTGCTGGCCCTGCACGTCGCGACGCGGGGCCTGCTCGCGCAGGCGCCGTCGGTCGACCAGCGCGTCGAGCTGGTGCAGGTCAGCGCGGATTCCCGGACGTTGCTGGACCTCAAGCGGCGCCGGTCGCGGGACAAGCTGACCGGGATGCAGGCCGGCTACTTCGGCGCGTTCTACAAGTCGTCGTGGCGCGCCAGCGACTGGATGTGGGGCCGCGTCGACGGCGCCGGCTGGCTGGTGCAGTGCCTGCTCGACCCGGTGCGGCTGGAGACCCTCCGCGACCTCCTCGGCGCGGAGGCGTTCCGCGAGGAACTCGTCGCGGCCTTGACGCCGGTCTGGCGCGCACCCGACCGCGACGACAACGCCGAACCCGCCGAGGTCGGGCAGCTGACCGCGCAGCTCGACGCCGAACTGGCGTTCCTCGGCCTCGACGCGGGACTGCGCCCGGTCGCGTTCGGCGCCGCCCGCCCGGTCAGCATGCCGGTGACGGCGATGGTGCTGGCCCGCTCGCGGCAGGCGGAGATCGCCGCGGAGGAGCTGCCGGTCGTGGCGAAGCAGGCCGCCGCCGACGTCGAGGTGAGCGGGTGCAGCGGCCGGGCGTCGGCGGGGTTCCGGGCGCGGGCCGCGCAGCCGATCGACGGGCCGGCCGCCGCGCAGCGCGTGTTCCAGGCGTGCCAGGTCTCGGCGGAGAGGTTCGCGGGTGAGCAGGGCACCGCGCAGCTGACGCGCACGCTGGTCAAGCTCGGGGCCGCGACGGTCAACGCGGGGACGGTGGCGTTCCGCCTGCCCGGCGGCTGGCCGCGGACGGTCGCGGGCATCCTGCGGACGGTGGCCAGGAGCACGGCGAAGGTCACGCAGAGCGCGTCCCGGCTGGGCACGCCCGGTTCCCTGGTGGCCGGCGTGCTGGCGCTGCTGGCCGGGCTGGTGATCGGCGGCAACGGCGGCGCGGTCCTGCAGTGGGTCGGCCTCCCGGTGCTGGCCGGCGCGGTCGTCTACCTCGCGACGGCGTTGCTGACCATGGGCCGCGCGCCGCGGCGCGCGTTCGCCGTGCTGGGCGTGCTGGCCGTGGCGGCCTTGCTGCTGGCCGCGTTCCTGCCCCCGATCGCGCGGCCGTTCTTCGGCTGGCTGGGCAACGTCGTGGCCGGCTGGCGCCGCGGTGACGGCGCGGTGTGGTGGCTGGTGGTGTCCGGGTTGCTGATCCTGCCCGCCGTCGTGATGCCGGTGAGCGGGCTCTGGCGCCGGCTGCGGCACCGGGCCTGA
- the ectA gene encoding diaminobutyrate acetyltransferase translates to MSVTHLIESPTKADGAQLWRIARDSAKLDLNSPYAYMLWCRDFAGSSVVAREDGEAVGFVIAYRRPDDPATALVWQVAVDASQRGKGLAGALLDALYTRLVGEGVRYLETTITPDNEASIRLFTSFAKRWNAAVETSVLFGGEDFPEAGHLPEELYRIGPLTTRTDPGE, encoded by the coding sequence ATGTCCGTAACGCACTTGATCGAATCCCCGACCAAGGCGGACGGCGCGCAGCTGTGGCGAATCGCGCGTGATTCCGCCAAGCTCGATCTCAACTCGCCGTACGCATACATGCTGTGGTGCCGCGATTTCGCCGGGTCTTCGGTCGTCGCGCGCGAAGACGGCGAGGCCGTCGGATTCGTCATCGCCTACCGCAGGCCGGACGACCCGGCGACGGCGCTCGTCTGGCAGGTCGCGGTCGACGCGTCCCAGCGCGGGAAAGGCCTGGCCGGAGCGCTGCTCGATGCCCTGTACACGCGTCTGGTCGGCGAGGGGGTGCGTTACCTCGAGACCACCATCACCCCGGACAACGAGGCGTCCATCCGGCTGTTCACGTCGTTCGCCAAGCGCTGGAACGCCGCGGTGGAAACCAGCGTGCTGTTCGGCGGGGAGGATTTCCCCGAAGCCGGGCACCTGCCCGAAGAGCTTTACCGCATCGGTCCGCTCACGACACGCACAGATCCGGGCGAGTAG
- the ectB gene encoding diaminobutyrate--2-oxoglutarate transaminase has translation MSIFEELESEVRSYSRGWPVVFDRAQGSWLYDESGKPYLDFFAGAGALNYGHNNPKLKQALIDYIQRDGVTHALDMFTVAKRDFLQTFRDKILDPRGLGYKVVFPGPGGANAVEAALKLARKVTGKEAVINFTNAFHGMTLGALSVTGNSMKRGGAGVPLVHATPMPYDKYFDGAMPDFLYFEKLLEDSGSGLNEPAAVIVEGVQGEGGINAARLEWLKGLDDLCKRHNILLILDDVQMGCGRTGPFFSFEDAGIKPDIVCLSKSIGGYGIPMALTLIKPELDVWEPGEHNGTFRGISPAFVTAKEAIDVYWSDDELEKSTKAKGERIAAAFSGIVEAYPEANLIAKGRGLARGIEFADGELAGRVCAEAFARGLLMETSGPDGEVMKLLPPLTLTDDELTQGLSIIDESVKAVLKK, from the coding sequence ATGAGCATCTTCGAAGAGCTCGAATCCGAGGTTCGCAGCTACAGCCGCGGCTGGCCGGTCGTGTTCGACCGCGCCCAGGGCAGCTGGCTGTACGACGAAAGCGGAAAGCCCTATCTCGACTTCTTCGCCGGGGCCGGCGCGCTGAACTACGGGCACAACAACCCGAAGCTGAAGCAGGCGCTCATCGACTACATCCAGCGTGACGGCGTCACCCACGCGCTCGACATGTTCACCGTGGCCAAGCGCGACTTCCTGCAGACCTTCCGCGACAAGATCCTCGACCCGCGCGGCCTCGGCTACAAGGTCGTGTTCCCCGGGCCGGGCGGCGCGAACGCCGTCGAGGCGGCGCTGAAGCTGGCGCGCAAGGTGACCGGCAAGGAAGCGGTCATCAACTTCACCAACGCCTTCCACGGCATGACACTGGGCGCGCTGTCGGTCACCGGCAACTCGATGAAGCGCGGCGGCGCCGGCGTTCCGCTGGTGCACGCCACCCCGATGCCCTACGACAAGTACTTCGACGGCGCGATGCCGGACTTCCTCTACTTCGAGAAGCTCCTGGAGGATTCCGGCAGCGGGCTCAACGAGCCGGCCGCGGTCATCGTCGAAGGCGTCCAGGGCGAGGGCGGCATCAACGCCGCGCGCCTGGAGTGGCTGAAGGGGCTCGACGACCTCTGCAAGCGCCACAACATCCTGCTGATCCTCGACGACGTCCAGATGGGCTGCGGCCGCACCGGGCCGTTCTTCAGCTTCGAGGACGCCGGGATCAAGCCGGACATCGTCTGCCTGTCGAAGTCGATCGGCGGCTACGGCATCCCGATGGCGCTGACGCTGATCAAGCCCGAGCTGGACGTCTGGGAGCCGGGCGAGCACAACGGCACCTTCCGCGGCATCAGCCCGGCGTTCGTCACCGCGAAGGAAGCGATCGACGTCTACTGGAGCGACGACGAGCTGGAGAAGTCGACGAAGGCGAAGGGCGAGCGCATCGCCGCCGCGTTCTCCGGCATCGTCGAGGCCTACCCCGAGGCGAACCTGATCGCCAAGGGCCGCGGTCTCGCGCGCGGCATCGAGTTCGCCGACGGCGAGCTGGCCGGCCGGGTCTGCGCGGAAGCGTTTGCGCGCGGCCTGCTGATGGAAACCTCCGGTCCGGACGGCGAAGTGATGAAGCTGCTGCCGCCGCTGACCCTGACCGACGACGAGCTGACGCAGGGCCTGTCGATCATCGACGAGTCCGTCAAGGCCGTCCTGAAGAAGTAA
- a CDS encoding ectoine synthase — MLVRTLDEITDTDADIKTENWRSKRIILAKEGVGFSVHETTLYAGTVNDFWYANHIEAVFITSGEGEIEDLATGKVYELKPGTLYLLNDHDKHQVRPKTEIKCVCVFNPPVTGREVHDENGVYPLITEDQ, encoded by the coding sequence GTGCTCGTCCGCACGCTCGACGAGATCACCGACACCGACGCCGACATCAAGACGGAGAACTGGCGCAGCAAGCGGATCATCCTCGCCAAGGAGGGCGTCGGCTTCTCGGTGCACGAGACCACGCTGTACGCGGGGACGGTCAACGACTTCTGGTACGCCAACCACATCGAGGCGGTGTTCATCACCTCCGGCGAGGGCGAGATCGAAGACCTGGCGACCGGCAAGGTGTACGAGCTCAAGCCCGGCACGCTCTACCTGCTCAACGACCACGACAAGCACCAGGTCCGGCCGAAGACCGAGATCAAGTGTGTCTGCGTGTTCAACCCCCCGGTGACCGGTCGCGAGGTGCACGACGAGAACGGCGTGTACCCGCTGATCACCGAGGACCAGTGA
- the thpD gene encoding ectoine hydroxylase — protein MTLTDTRVDDGYPTRITGTPAHLPRVHPTVWGTGADGPIDAATLANHDAKGYTVVEDMLSVGEVQTYWQELVRLAGDKALAGDERVITEAKTGEVRSIFDVHEISDLIAELVRDPRVLDRARQLLGSEVYIHQSRVNYMPGFKGTGFYWHSDFETWHAEDGMPTPRAVSCSIALTDNYPFNGGLMIMPGSHRTFVQCAGETPEDNYKSSLKDQRVGVPTEDDITKMAAEYGIDQFTGQAGSALWFDSNIMHGSGNNITPYPRSNIFLVFNSVENALQEPFAATTPRPAFIAGRDSTPIRR, from the coding sequence GTGACGCTGACGGACACCCGGGTCGACGACGGTTACCCGACCCGGATCACCGGTACGCCGGCCCACCTGCCGCGCGTGCACCCCACCGTGTGGGGTACCGGAGCCGACGGCCCGATCGACGCCGCCACGCTGGCGAACCACGACGCCAAGGGCTACACCGTCGTCGAGGACATGCTGTCCGTCGGCGAGGTGCAGACGTACTGGCAGGAGCTGGTGCGGCTGGCCGGCGACAAGGCGCTCGCCGGCGACGAGCGCGTGATCACCGAGGCGAAGACCGGTGAGGTCCGGTCGATCTTCGACGTCCACGAGATTTCGGACCTGATCGCCGAGCTGGTGCGCGACCCGCGCGTGCTGGACCGGGCCCGGCAGCTGCTCGGCTCCGAGGTGTACATCCACCAGAGCCGCGTCAACTACATGCCCGGATTCAAGGGCACCGGGTTCTACTGGCACTCGGACTTCGAAACCTGGCACGCGGAGGACGGCATGCCGACCCCGCGCGCGGTCAGCTGCTCGATCGCGCTGACCGACAACTACCCCTTCAACGGCGGCCTGATGATCATGCCGGGCTCGCACCGGACGTTCGTCCAGTGCGCCGGCGAGACGCCGGAGGACAACTACAAGAGCTCGCTCAAGGACCAGCGGGTGGGCGTGCCGACCGAGGACGACATCACGAAGATGGCGGCCGAGTACGGCATCGACCAGTTCACCGGCCAGGCGGGCTCGGCGCTGTGGTTCGACTCGAACATCATGCACGGCTCCGGGAACAACATCACGCCGTACCCGCGCTCGAACATCTTCCTGGTGTTCAACAGCGTGGAGAACGCGCTGCAGGAGCCGTTCGCGGCGACCACGCCGCGGCCGGCCTTCATCGCGGGCCGCGACTCGACGCCGATCAGGCGGTAG